The following proteins are co-located in the Ensifer sp. WSM1721 genome:
- the glpD gene encoding glycerol-3-phosphate dehydrogenase, whose protein sequence is MSEQAIFDVFVIGGGINGCGIARDAVGRGYSVALAEMNDFASGTSSGSTKLIHGGLRYLEHYEFRLVREALMEREVLWAMAPHVIWPMRFVLPYHKGGPRPAWLIRLGLFLYDHIGGRKLLPPTSTLDMTRDPAGAPLKRLFTKAFEYSDGWVDDARLVVLNARDAADRGARIMTRTRVVAARREGGRWAIEVENLTTGARETMRARMLVNAAGPWVDRVLSETLGKIGVRNVRLVQGSHIVVQKKFDDPRAYFFQNPDGRIMFAIPYQDDFTLIGTTDRDFTGNPANVCISDAEIDYLCRSASEYFSDPVTKEDIVWTYSAVRPLFDDGASKAQEATRDYVLRVENGEAPLLNVFGGKLTTYRRLAESALDKIGEAIGARGKKWTAGSHLPGGDFPATGYDDEVARLKSRYPFLAASHARRLVRLYGTQAARLLGKAASEADLGRHFGADLYAAEVDWLIGNEWALRAEDVLWRRTKLGLKVSRAQAAELEEYMREAASAAA, encoded by the coding sequence GTGTCAGAGCAGGCAATCTTCGACGTCTTCGTCATAGGCGGCGGCATCAACGGATGCGGCATTGCGCGTGATGCGGTCGGTCGGGGATATTCCGTCGCGCTTGCCGAGATGAATGATTTCGCCTCCGGAACCTCCTCCGGCTCCACCAAGCTCATCCATGGCGGCCTGCGCTACCTCGAACATTATGAATTCCGCCTCGTGCGGGAGGCCCTGATGGAGCGCGAGGTGCTCTGGGCCATGGCGCCGCACGTGATCTGGCCGATGCGCTTTGTGCTGCCTTACCACAAGGGCGGCCCGCGCCCGGCCTGGCTGATCCGCCTCGGCCTCTTTCTTTATGATCATATTGGCGGCCGCAAGCTGCTCCCACCGACGAGCACGCTCGACATGACCCGCGATCCGGCGGGTGCGCCTTTGAAGCGCCTCTTCACCAAAGCCTTCGAATATTCCGACGGCTGGGTCGACGATGCGCGTCTCGTGGTCTTGAACGCCCGCGACGCCGCCGATCGCGGCGCGCGGATCATGACCCGCACCCGCGTCGTTGCGGCGCGTCGCGAGGGCGGTCGCTGGGCGATCGAGGTCGAAAACCTGACGACCGGCGCACGCGAGACGATGCGCGCCCGCATGCTTGTCAACGCCGCCGGCCCCTGGGTCGACCGGGTGCTCTCGGAAACGCTCGGCAAGATCGGCGTCCGCAATGTCCGCCTCGTCCAGGGCAGCCATATCGTCGTGCAGAAGAAGTTCGACGATCCGCGCGCCTATTTCTTCCAGAATCCCGACGGGCGGATCATGTTCGCCATTCCTTACCAGGACGATTTCACGCTGATCGGGACCACCGACCGCGACTTCACCGGCAACCCGGCGAATGTCTGCATCAGCGATGCCGAGATCGACTATCTCTGCCGGTCGGCGAGCGAATATTTCAGCGATCCGGTGACGAAAGAGGATATCGTCTGGACCTATTCGGCGGTGCGTCCCCTTTTCGACGACGGCGCTAGCAAGGCGCAGGAGGCGACCCGCGACTATGTGCTGCGCGTCGAAAACGGCGAGGCACCGCTGCTCAATGTCTTTGGCGGCAAGCTCACGACCTATCGGCGGCTTGCGGAATCCGCTCTCGACAAGATCGGCGAGGCGATCGGCGCAAGGGGGAAAAAATGGACGGCCGGATCGCATCTGCCGGGCGGCGATTTCCCCGCCACCGGCTACGACGACGAGGTCGCGAGGCTGAAATCGCGCTATCCCTTTCTGGCCGCTTCCCACGCGCGCCGGCTGGTGCGGCTCTATGGCACGCAGGCGGCGCGGCTTCTCGGCAAGGCCGCAAGCGAGGCGGATCTTGGAAGGCACTTCGGGGCGGATCTCTATGCTGCCGAGGTGGACTGGCTCATCGGGAACGAGTGGGCGTTGCGCGCGGAGGACGTGCTTTGGCGCCGGACGAAGCTGGGACTGAAGGTTTCGCGGGCGCAAGCCGCGGAACTGGAGGAATATATGCGGGAGGCGGCCAGCGCAGCCGCTTGA
- a CDS encoding ABC transporter ATP-binding protein, with the protein MLEMKNISKVVGGETHIHPTDLALERGSLNVLLGPTLSGKTSLMQLMAGLDKPAIGSIHFDGIDVTGVPVQKRSVAMVYQQFINYPAMTVYENIASPMRIKGVDGTTIDREVRKAAELLKLTPYLDRTPLNLSGGQQQRTALARAIVKNADLVLLDEPLANLDYKLREELREELPKIFAASGAIFVYATTEPSEALLLGGNTATLSEGRITQFGRTIDVYRRPVDIVTARTFADPPLNTIGLVKAASHFTLEGKPVLPVPAHLAAVADGPCTVAFQPHHISFDRPNGSGDPLTVKTAISEITGSESFIHVGFADARWVMLAPGIHDIEPDATLEVFVDTRHLMAFGPDGRAVGGTA; encoded by the coding sequence ATGCTTGAAATGAAGAACATATCCAAGGTCGTCGGAGGCGAGACGCACATCCACCCGACCGACCTTGCGCTGGAAAGGGGGTCGCTCAACGTGCTGCTCGGCCCGACGCTCTCCGGCAAGACGTCGCTGATGCAGCTTATGGCCGGTCTCGACAAACCGGCCATCGGTTCGATCCATTTCGACGGTATCGACGTTACCGGCGTGCCGGTGCAAAAGCGCTCGGTCGCCATGGTCTATCAGCAATTCATCAACTATCCGGCGATGACGGTCTACGAAAACATCGCCTCGCCCATGCGCATCAAGGGCGTCGATGGAACCACGATCGACCGGGAAGTGCGCAAGGCGGCCGAGCTCCTGAAACTCACCCCCTATCTTGACCGGACGCCGCTCAATCTTTCCGGCGGCCAGCAGCAGCGCACGGCGCTGGCGCGCGCCATCGTCAAGAATGCCGACCTGGTGCTGCTCGATGAGCCGCTCGCCAATCTCGACTACAAGCTGCGCGAGGAACTGCGCGAGGAGCTGCCGAAGATCTTTGCGGCTTCCGGCGCGATCTTCGTCTATGCGACGACAGAGCCCTCCGAAGCGCTCCTGCTCGGCGGCAACACCGCCACCTTGAGCGAGGGGCGGATCACGCAGTTCGGCCGCACCATCGACGTCTACCGCCGTCCGGTCGACATCGTCACCGCCCGCACCTTTGCCGATCCGCCGCTCAACACGATCGGCCTCGTGAAAGCGGCGTCGCATTTCACGCTCGAAGGTAAGCCGGTGCTTCCCGTTCCGGCGCATCTGGCGGCGGTGGCGGACGGCCCCTGCACGGTCGCCTTCCAGCCACACCACATTTCCTTCGACCGCCCCAACGGAAGCGGCGATCCGCTCACCGTCAAGACGGCGATTTCCGAGATCACCGGATCGGAAAGCTTCATCCACGTCGGCTTCGCCGATGCGCGCTGGGTGATGCTGGCGCCAGGCATTCACGACATCGAACCGGACGCGACCCTCGAGGTCTTTGTCGACACCCGTCATCTGATGGCCTTCGGGCCGGACGGCCGGGCAGTCGGCGGGACGGCCTGA
- a CDS encoding ABC transporter ATP-binding protein has protein sequence MARINLEHIRHAYGAKPKSEADYALKEVHHEWNDGGAYALLGPSGCGKTTLLNIISGLINPSEGRILFDGTDVTHLTTQQRNIAQVFQFPVIYDTMTVYDNLAFPLRNRHVPEAEVDRRVKEIIEMTGLGGWAKKTARGLTADQKQKISLGRGLVRSDVSAILFDEPLTVIDPEMKWVLRSQIKRLHKQFGFTMVYVTHDQTEALTFADKVVVMYDGQIVQIGTPAELFERPRHTFVGYFIGSPGMNVLPAEIDGATAAIGDQSIALNFRPKIEAGAKTELGIRPEFISLGREGMPVAITKVEDIGRHKIVRARFADRPISIVVDEDREIPAEPRVTFDPKAINIYADSWRVGGEA, from the coding sequence ATGGCACGCATCAATCTCGAACATATCCGCCACGCCTACGGCGCCAAGCCGAAGTCGGAAGCCGACTACGCGCTGAAGGAAGTCCATCACGAATGGAACGACGGCGGCGCCTACGCGCTGCTCGGCCCTTCCGGCTGCGGCAAGACCACGCTGCTCAACATCATTTCGGGGCTGATCAACCCGTCTGAGGGCCGCATCCTCTTCGACGGCACGGACGTCACGCATCTGACGACGCAGCAGCGCAACATCGCCCAGGTGTTCCAGTTCCCGGTCATCTACGACACGATGACGGTCTACGACAACCTCGCCTTCCCTTTACGCAACCGCCACGTGCCGGAAGCGGAGGTCGACCGCCGCGTCAAGGAGATCATCGAGATGACCGGGCTCGGCGGTTGGGCGAAGAAAACCGCGCGCGGGCTGACGGCCGACCAGAAGCAGAAGATCTCGCTCGGCCGCGGGCTCGTGCGCTCCGACGTCAGCGCCATCCTCTTCGACGAGCCGCTGACCGTTATCGATCCCGAGATGAAATGGGTGCTGCGCTCGCAGATCAAGCGGCTGCACAAGCAATTCGGCTTCACCATGGTCTATGTGACGCATGACCAGACGGAGGCGCTCACCTTCGCCGACAAGGTCGTCGTCATGTATGACGGCCAGATCGTCCAGATCGGCACGCCGGCCGAGCTCTTCGAGCGGCCGCGCCACACCTTCGTCGGCTATTTCATCGGTTCTCCGGGCATGAATGTCCTGCCGGCCGAGATCGACGGAGCCACGGCAGCTATCGGTGACCAAAGCATTGCCCTGAATTTCCGGCCGAAGATCGAGGCTGGCGCGAAGACCGAACTCGGCATCCGTCCGGAATTCATCTCGCTCGGCCGCGAGGGCATGCCCGTCGCGATCACCAAGGTCGAGGATATCGGCCGCCACAAGATCGTACGCGCCCGCTTCGCCGATCGGCCGATCTCGATCGTGGTCGACGAGGACCGCGAGATCCCCGCCGAGCCGCGCGTCACCTTCGATCCGAAGGCAATCAACATCTATGCCGATTCGTGGCGCGTCGGCGGGGAGGCCTGA
- a CDS encoding carbohydrate ABC transporter permease, whose protein sequence is MEKTWNNKAWFMVLPVLVLVAFSAVIPLMTVVNYSVQDTFGNNEFFWAGTDWFLDVLESDRFWDALTRNLIFSAIILAIEIPLGIVIALNMPKKGIGVPICLVLMALPLLIPWNVVGTIWQVFGRVDIGLLGRAVASLGINYNYVQNPLDAWVTLIIMDVWHWTSLVVLLCYAGLVSIPDAYYQAAKIDGASRWSVFRYIQLPKMKRVLLIAFLLRFMDSFMIYTEPFVVTGGGPGNSTTFLSVDLVKMAIGEFNLGPAAALSIIYFLIILLLSWIFYTVMTTSDAQG, encoded by the coding sequence ATGGAAAAGACCTGGAACAACAAGGCCTGGTTCATGGTCCTGCCGGTGCTGGTGCTCGTCGCCTTTTCGGCGGTGATCCCGCTGATGACCGTCGTCAACTATTCGGTGCAGGATACCTTCGGCAACAACGAGTTCTTCTGGGCCGGCACCGACTGGTTCCTGGACGTGCTCGAATCCGACCGCTTCTGGGACGCGCTCACCCGCAACCTGATCTTCTCGGCGATCATCCTGGCGATCGAGATACCGCTCGGCATCGTGATCGCCCTCAACATGCCGAAGAAGGGCATCGGCGTGCCGATCTGCCTCGTGTTGATGGCGCTGCCGCTGCTGATCCCGTGGAACGTCGTCGGCACCATCTGGCAGGTCTTCGGCCGCGTCGACATCGGCCTGCTCGGACGAGCGGTCGCCTCGCTCGGCATCAACTACAATTACGTGCAGAACCCGCTCGACGCCTGGGTGACGCTGATCATCATGGATGTCTGGCACTGGACCAGCCTCGTCGTGCTGCTCTGCTATGCCGGCCTCGTCTCGATTCCGGACGCCTACTACCAGGCGGCCAAGATCGACGGCGCCTCGCGCTGGTCGGTTTTTCGCTACATCCAGCTTCCGAAGATGAAGCGCGTGCTGCTGATCGCCTTCCTGCTACGCTTCATGGACAGTTTCATGATCTATACGGAGCCCTTCGTCGTCACCGGCGGCGGCCCGGGCAACTCGACGACCTTCCTGTCGGTCGACCTCGTCAAGATGGCGATCGGCGAGTTCAACCTCGGCCCCGCCGCAGCCCTCTCGATCATCTACTTCCTCATCATCCTGCTCTTGTCGTGGATCTTCTACACGGTGATGACCACGAGCGACGCGCAGGGTTGA